One genomic window of Moorella glycerini includes the following:
- a CDS encoding TIGR02391 family protein, whose amino-acid sequence MFLYFASLIEILEQIDKECRLVIEDIESESPEYPSAKYFADRIRYIESLVKENLAKTPLVNAPRFKDLSRHISFGMYYSTKQPGIQGIQGNLQDIILYDIPAIRQWILEFMEGHIDGELLEVTKKRLQNNDYIGAVRAAFPLFSQRMRLSFGIDASVKDGAKLIDKVFGETTTIHLRNGAILTGKEKESFNSLLKGLYQLVRNNAIHEHDSITLEQADAALATLNYVLRTIKM is encoded by the coding sequence ATGTTTTTATACTTCGCATCACTTATAGAAATTCTTGAACAAATCGACAAAGAGTGCCGCCTCGTTATAGAAGATATAGAAAGTGAAAGCCCAGAATATCCATCCGCTAAATATTTTGCAGATAGAATAAGATATATCGAAAGTTTAGTGAAAGAAAATCTTGCTAAGACACCATTGGTAAATGCACCACGTTTCAAAGATTTGTCCCGTCATATAAGTTTTGGTATGTATTATTCAACAAAACAACCAGGGATTCAAGGTATTCAAGGCAATTTGCAAGATATTATTTTATATGACATTCCGGCCATTCGCCAATGGATATTGGAATTCATGGAGGGCCATATAGATGGCGAATTGTTGGAGGTAACAAAAAAGCGCCTTCAAAATAATGATTATATTGGAGCTGTACGTGCCGCGTTCCCGTTGTTTTCTCAAAGAATGCGTTTATCATTTGGAATAGATGCTAGCGTTAAAGACGGAGCAAAGCTGATTGATAAAGTTTTTGGGGAAACAACTACTATTCATTTAAGGAATGGAGCAATATTAACTGGCAAGGAGAAAGAGTCTTTTAATTCTCTTTTAAAGGGTTTATATCAGTTGGTTAGGAATAATGCTATTCATGAACACGATTCAATTACTCTCGAGCAAGCAGATGCTGCTTTGGCTACTCTTAATTATGTACTTCGTACTATAAAGATGTAA
- a CDS encoding oligosaccharide flippase family protein, protein MVEQTVSNSHNTNVSLTNPMRRFAKDSVFYSIAKSVPALTAFASAFIFTRVFTTSDYGLYSLVLAIINPITIALTEWAGQPIGRFYSEYYVGGRGSEYSNIVRTLALLVLSLSILAGLLIATLGARSWGWSLALAVIFLIPAQAMTNVLSPILPASLDTGYYRFLEISRAILNLGFSATLVFFLFRSPAGLIWGMLLGTLCMLPFLLRRVKRRLQEITHDSKIALHEDSRLKEGLGRFIRYGSPMLFWFFAAQLLAIGDRYLLQFFRGSTEVGIYSANYNLISGISGLLSGPVTMAAFPIIMRLWANGDHDGLVRTLSKMTGFYLVLGIGMVGGTAAVGFDFVSIALGEQFRVGYTILVPVLAGQVLWQASILGHKGLELAEKTYVMLRWAGLAASLNFILNLIFIPHNGYLAAAYTTLVSYGVYTVLILFSSRGTLPWRIPFWLVFKSGIACIIALFTVWFSYPPGNGWLSFLLRGFLFTGVYLATILLAELPRIKVLIR, encoded by the coding sequence ATGGTAGAGCAAACAGTATCAAATTCTCATAACACCAATGTGAGTTTAACAAATCCAATGCGACGTTTTGCTAAAGACAGTGTTTTTTATTCAATAGCCAAAAGCGTTCCCGCATTAACAGCTTTTGCAAGTGCTTTCATTTTTACAAGAGTATTCACGACTAGCGACTACGGACTCTACAGTTTAGTTTTGGCGATTATAAATCCGATTACCATCGCTTTGACAGAGTGGGCGGGACAACCTATAGGTAGATTTTACAGTGAGTATTATGTAGGTGGACGTGGCAGTGAGTATTCTAATATCGTTCGGACTCTCGCCTTGTTAGTGCTTAGCCTGAGTATACTGGCCGGCTTATTAATTGCAACGCTGGGGGCTCGATCTTGGGGTTGGAGTTTAGCATTGGCGGTCATTTTTCTTATACCTGCTCAGGCTATGACCAACGTACTTTCCCCAATTCTGCCTGCTAGCCTCGATACAGGTTACTACAGGTTTCTAGAGATCTCAAGAGCTATTCTGAATCTTGGTTTTTCAGCAACCTTGGTTTTTTTCCTATTTCGTTCACCAGCAGGCTTGATTTGGGGTATGCTGCTGGGTACATTATGCATGCTGCCATTTCTATTAAGAAGAGTCAAAAGAAGGCTACAGGAGATAACGCATGATAGTAAGATAGCGTTGCACGAAGATTCAAGATTGAAAGAGGGACTAGGACGCTTCATCAGATATGGTAGCCCAATGTTATTTTGGTTTTTTGCTGCTCAGCTTCTAGCTATTGGGGATCGATACCTGCTTCAATTCTTTAGGGGAAGTACAGAAGTCGGTATTTATTCAGCAAATTATAATCTTATCAGTGGTATCAGCGGTCTGTTGAGTGGGCCTGTTACCATGGCTGCCTTTCCAATAATAATGAGGCTTTGGGCTAATGGTGACCACGATGGCTTGGTCCGTACCCTATCGAAAATGACAGGTTTTTATTTGGTGTTAGGAATCGGCATGGTAGGTGGGACTGCGGCTGTTGGCTTCGATTTTGTATCTATCGCACTAGGTGAGCAGTTTAGAGTAGGGTATACGATTCTTGTACCAGTTTTGGCCGGGCAAGTACTTTGGCAGGCTTCTATATTGGGGCACAAAGGTTTGGAACTAGCGGAAAAAACATATGTCATGTTAAGATGGGCAGGTTTGGCGGCGTCTCTTAACTTTATACTTAATCTAATATTTATACCTCATAATGGTTATCTTGCCGCTGCGTATACAACATTGGTTAGTTACGGAGTGTACACAGTTCTTATTTTGTTTTCTTCGAGAGGTACCCTTCCTTGGCGTATACCTTTTTGGTTAGTATTTAAGTCGGGGATAGCCTGTATAATTGCTCTATTTACTGTCTGGTTCTCTTATCCGCCAGGCAATGGCTGGCTTTCATTTTTGTTACGAGGCTTCTTGTTCACCGGGGTTTATCTGGCTACCATCCTTCTGGCCGAACTACCACGAATAAAAGTGCTTATTCGATGA
- a CDS encoding glycosyltransferase family 4 protein, with protein MRITFILPGYPWRPVGGYRVVYEYANHLVAKGHDVTVVHPRKMRQTPRPVGLYQVFRTAAKRGRDFLLRPKLEWQWLDPRVKMVYVREPIAQYVPDGDVVFATAWQTAEYVAKYPLSKGRKFYLIQAYEIWGGPKAQVDATWRFPMKKVVIAKWLFEKGLELGVPAEEMRHIPNGIDLKKFHITTDITNRPRRVSMLYSNTEWKGSVDGIRALEVVKKEFPELRTVFFGTPSRPASLPDWIEYYKNPPQETLVEEIYNGSSIFLCPSWTEGWGLPGAEAMACGCALVSTDTGGVHDYAIHNETALLSPPRDPQALAENLCRLLNDDILRVRLAEAGCANIQYFTWDRATEALLEFITSG; from the coding sequence GTGCGGATCACCTTCATTTTGCCAGGTTATCCTTGGAGACCGGTGGGTGGATACAGGGTAGTTTACGAATATGCCAACCATCTTGTGGCCAAAGGCCATGATGTAACAGTAGTTCATCCACGTAAGATGCGGCAGACTCCACGCCCGGTTGGTTTATATCAGGTATTTCGTACTGCAGCCAAGCGAGGCCGGGACTTCTTGTTGCGGCCGAAGCTGGAATGGCAATGGTTAGACCCCAGGGTTAAAATGGTTTACGTTCGCGAGCCAATAGCCCAATATGTTCCAGATGGCGATGTGGTTTTTGCGACCGCCTGGCAAACTGCAGAATATGTGGCGAAGTATCCCTTATCAAAGGGTCGTAAATTCTATTTAATACAAGCCTATGAGATCTGGGGAGGGCCGAAAGCACAGGTAGATGCTACATGGCGGTTCCCTATGAAAAAGGTAGTTATAGCCAAATGGCTTTTTGAGAAGGGCCTGGAACTCGGTGTACCTGCAGAGGAGATGCGACATATCCCTAACGGGATCGATCTCAAAAAATTCCATATTACTACAGACATCACTAACCGCCCTCGACGCGTCAGTATGTTGTATTCGAATACAGAATGGAAAGGTTCAGTAGACGGCATCCGGGCACTGGAGGTCGTAAAGAAGGAGTTTCCCGAGTTAAGAACAGTTTTCTTCGGCACTCCATCACGGCCGGCTTCCCTGCCAGACTGGATTGAATATTACAAAAATCCACCCCAGGAAACGTTAGTAGAAGAGATTTACAATGGTAGTTCGATTTTCTTATGCCCCAGCTGGACAGAAGGATGGGGTTTACCGGGAGCAGAAGCTATGGCTTGTGGATGCGCCTTGGTTTCTACTGATACGGGGGGAGTACACGACTATGCCATCCACAATGAAACCGCTTTATTATCGCCTCCTCGAGATCCGCAAGCTCTGGCAGAGAACCTTTGTCGGCTTCTGAATGACGACATACTACGGGTGCGTCTAGCTGAAGCTGGCTGTGCCAATATTCAATACTTTACTTGGGATCGAGCCACCGAAGCACTCCTTGAATTTATAACGAGTGGGTAG